A part of Lacibacter sp. H407 genomic DNA contains:
- a CDS encoding TDP-N-acetylfucosamine:lipid II N-acetylfucosaminyltransferase, with translation MRIVHIMIFEKFIRGYIEFVVKEFDVRDHHFYIVGKDYKKYNLDNLPNVTIVDNYYKLLKFVFAINRSQRIILHGLWHEGVIRLLLLQPWLIKKCYWMMWGGDFYYYDSETVSKKRLIKKLQHFVGFVRGDYEFVREKYGAAGEFHESILYTVAFFEELVRKRTAGKEESIKILVGNSADPSNNHLQIFEILLPFKDAGIEVIVPLSYGNESYRNDVVEKGAELFGDHFKPLLDFIPLDQYKKMLTEIQIGIFNHGRQQGLGNIITLLSYGKKVFLRKDVTTWGAFKDLGVTLYDIKEFTLTDIDPETRKENIQSMKQYFTPENYKTQLTRLFYSNQNSSN, from the coding sequence ATGCGTATAGTCCACATCATGATCTTTGAAAAATTCATTCGGGGATATATTGAATTTGTGGTGAAGGAATTTGATGTAAGAGATCATCACTTTTATATTGTTGGAAAGGATTATAAAAAGTATAATCTTGACAATCTACCGAATGTTACCATTGTTGATAATTATTATAAGCTTTTGAAGTTTGTGTTTGCCATTAATCGATCGCAGCGGATTATTCTGCACGGTCTTTGGCACGAGGGAGTTATCCGTTTACTTTTGTTACAGCCATGGCTCATAAAAAAATGTTACTGGATGATGTGGGGCGGTGATTTTTATTATTACGATAGCGAAACGGTTTCAAAGAAGCGGCTCATTAAAAAGCTGCAACACTTTGTGGGGTTTGTAAGGGGTGATTATGAGTTTGTGCGAGAAAAGTATGGCGCAGCAGGTGAGTTTCATGAATCGATCCTTTATACTGTTGCTTTTTTTGAAGAGCTTGTCCGAAAAAGAACTGCTGGGAAAGAGGAGTCAATCAAAATTCTGGTCGGTAATTCTGCAGATCCTTCGAATAATCATCTTCAAATTTTTGAAATACTGCTGCCCTTCAAGGACGCTGGTATTGAAGTGATTGTTCCTCTGAGTTACGGGAACGAAAGTTATAGAAATGATGTCGTAGAAAAAGGTGCCGAGTTATTTGGTGATCATTTCAAGCCGTTACTCGATTTCATTCCTCTGGATCAATATAAAAAGATGTTGACGGAAATACAAATCGGCATTTTTAATCATGGGAGGCAGCAAGGGTTGGGTAACATTATTACGTTACTTTCTTATGGGAAAAAGGTATTTCTGCGGAAGGACGTTACAACTTGGGGTGCATTCAAGGATTTGGGTGTAACACTTTATGATATAAAAGAGTTTACGCTTACCGATATTGATCCGGAAACACGGAAAGAAAATATTCAATCCATGAAGCAGTATTTTACGCCCGAAAACTATAAGACGCAGCTAACCCGTTTATTTTATTCAAATCAAAACAGCAGTAATTAA
- a CDS encoding MBOAT family O-acyltransferase yields the protein MLFNSLDFAFFLPIVFVLYWFVTNKKLWLQNSMLLLMSYVFYGWWDWRFLFLLLFSTLLDYFSGIKIHETESKAKRKFWLVLSIGINLGFLAVFKYYNFFVVEFTSLLTSLGLQVDKYTFKIVQIILPVGISFYTFHGLSYIIDIYKKRIPAVYNFVNYALFVSYFPLLVAGPIERATHLLPQLEVPRKFNYQQAIDGLRQILWGLFKKVVIADTCAEYVNIIFDGSADYNGSTLFLGALLFTFQIYGDFSGYSDIALGVSKLFGIELLRNFAFPYFSRDIAEFWRRWHISLSTWFRDYLYIPLGGSKGGTWMKVRNTFIIFLVSGFWHGANWTFIVWGLLNALYFLPLLLSNKNRDHITIVAQGKLLPSIPDAGRILLTFTLTVFAWIFFRSANLTQAWDIVSTIFSSSFLEPLQLFPKEPLLFILFFMVVEWLGREQHYALQKFGTGWPKLLRWSFYYLLAILIFMYSGKEETFIYFQF from the coding sequence ATGCTCTTTAACTCTTTAGACTTTGCTTTTTTCCTGCCAATTGTTTTTGTGCTCTATTGGTTTGTAACCAATAAAAAATTGTGGTTGCAAAACAGTATGTTACTGTTGATGAGCTATGTGTTTTACGGCTGGTGGGATTGGCGTTTTTTGTTTTTATTATTGTTTTCCACTTTACTGGATTATTTCTCCGGTATTAAGATCCATGAAACGGAGAGTAAGGCAAAACGAAAGTTTTGGCTGGTGCTGAGTATCGGGATTAATTTAGGGTTTTTAGCTGTATTCAAGTATTACAATTTTTTTGTTGTTGAGTTTACAAGTCTTTTGACGAGCCTTGGATTACAGGTAGATAAGTACACATTTAAAATTGTTCAAATCATTCTGCCGGTAGGTATTTCGTTTTATACGTTTCACGGGCTTTCCTACATCATCGATATTTATAAAAAACGGATACCGGCGGTTTACAATTTCGTGAATTATGCGTTGTTTGTAAGTTATTTTCCGTTGCTGGTTGCAGGTCCTATTGAACGTGCTACACATTTATTACCGCAACTGGAAGTGCCCCGTAAATTCAATTACCAGCAGGCGATTGATGGGTTACGACAAATATTGTGGGGGCTTTTTAAGAAAGTGGTGATTGCCGATACCTGCGCCGAATATGTTAATATAATTTTTGACGGAAGTGCCGATTACAATGGCAGTACGTTGTTCTTAGGTGCGTTACTATTTACTTTCCAGATCTATGGCGACTTTTCCGGTTATTCGGATATCGCATTGGGAGTGTCAAAACTGTTTGGTATAGAACTTCTGCGCAATTTTGCCTTCCCTTATTTTTCAAGAGATATTGCTGAGTTCTGGAGAAGGTGGCATATCTCTCTTTCCACGTGGTTCAGGGATTATTTATACATTCCACTTGGCGGAAGTAAGGGTGGTACATGGATGAAGGTGAGGAATACATTCATCATTTTTCTTGTGAGTGGTTTTTGGCATGGAGCCAACTGGACCTTTATTGTTTGGGGCCTGCTCAATGCTTTGTATTTTCTGCCATTACTACTATCGAACAAAAACCGGGATCATATTACGATTGTTGCGCAGGGCAAACTATTGCCTTCCATTCCCGATGCAGGTCGTATTCTGTTGACGTTTACACTAACGGTCTTTGCATGGATCTTTTTCCGGTCGGCTAATCTTACGCAGGCCTGGGATATTGTGAGCACTATTTTTTCGTCCTCGTTCCTGGAACCGTTGCAGTTATTTCCAAAAGAACCGCTCCTGTTTATTCTGTTCTTTATGGTTGTGGAATGGCTGGGAAGGGAGCAGCACTATGCATTACAGAAATTCGGGACGGGCTGGCCAAAACTGCTTCGCTGGTCGTTTTATTACCTGCTTGCTATTCTTATATTTATGTACAGTGGTAAAGAAGAGACCTTTATTTATTTCCAGTTCTAA
- a CDS encoding glycosyltransferase family 2 protein, giving the protein MTACNVSLISVIVPCYNAEAFLQQAIQSVLQQTHRNFELILVNDGSTDETATIIHRFNDSRIRYYYQENKGQCAASNFGLSVANGDYIKFFDADDLMNPMHLEAQVKRMEGRTDALASCAWGRFYDGKPASAIFTPEPVWKDLPSLDWIKISMAQKYDMMGAWLWLIPRSVITKTGGWDERLSLNNDFEFSMRLLTHVNEVLFASDALLYYRSGLPSLSQRPSVPAFKAAVLSTDLGCGYLLAKENSRVTQQLCADRYKEWLFRIYPADAELEQLVAEKVSTLGGSKRKMDGGLVFQSISFLFGWKRAKLLKGYLRRAGYRKLPFN; this is encoded by the coding sequence ATGACTGCTTGTAATGTTTCTTTAATAAGTGTTATCGTTCCTTGTTATAATGCAGAAGCCTTTCTGCAGCAGGCAATTCAAAGTGTGTTACAGCAGACCCACCGTAATTTTGAATTGATTTTAGTGAATGACGGATCAACCGATGAAACGGCAACCATCATTCATCGCTTCAACGATTCCCGCATCCGTTATTATTACCAGGAAAATAAAGGACAATGTGCGGCATCAAATTTCGGATTGTCTGTTGCAAACGGCGATTATATCAAATTTTTTGATGCGGACGATTTGATGAATCCGATGCATCTGGAAGCACAGGTTAAACGGATGGAAGGTCGTACTGATGCTCTGGCATCCTGTGCGTGGGGTCGTTTCTACGATGGCAAGCCTGCTTCAGCCATCTTTACACCTGAACCTGTTTGGAAAGATTTGCCAAGCCTGGATTGGATCAAGATATCAATGGCGCAGAAATATGATATGATGGGTGCATGGTTGTGGTTAATTCCACGATCCGTGATCACCAAAACAGGCGGTTGGGACGAACGTCTTTCACTCAACAATGATTTCGAGTTCAGTATGCGTTTGTTAACGCATGTAAATGAGGTGTTATTTGCTAGCGATGCGTTGTTGTATTACCGATCGGGTTTGCCATCGCTGTCGCAACGTCCATCGGTGCCGGCTTTCAAAGCAGCAGTACTTTCTACCGATCTTGGTTGTGGTTATTTGCTCGCAAAAGAAAACAGCAGGGTTACTCAACAACTTTGTGCCGACCGATATAAAGAATGGTTATTCCGCATTTATCCAGCCGATGCGGAACTTGAACAACTGGTGGCAGAAAAGGTGAGCACCCTCGGCGGCAGCAAACGCAAGATGGATGGAGGACTTGTTTTTCAAAGTATTTCATTTTTGTTTGGCTGGAAGCGGGCAAAACTGCTGAAAGGATACTTGCGAAGAGCAGGGTACCGAAAATTACCTTTTAATTGA
- a CDS encoding class I SAM-dependent methyltransferase, translated as MNKFYQEKYFNSPIFQYDYAPIADAIVKSYNPKKIIEFGCGSGQLSKALGKRGVAVLALDGYAKPDFSGYDSIKFQSLDLNDETGVSQFLSQLNETYDLAVSLEVAEHLQPTISFSLIKWMTGVADVVVFSAAVPKQSGDGHINCRTHLDWYKDFQANHFVIADTIRGQFRHHVNVGMWYKTNTIDYVKAGSVFDKPALREDLTERLIEAEGFAVSECFHYTHQTELRDWALGLQPIKLAVRFRNMITRKLGKTSIDF; from the coding sequence ATGAATAAATTTTATCAGGAAAAATATTTCAATTCTCCCATCTTTCAGTATGACTATGCGCCAATAGCTGATGCTATAGTAAAATCATACAATCCAAAAAAAATTATTGAGTTTGGCTGCGGAAGCGGACAGTTAAGTAAAGCGCTTGGAAAGCGAGGTGTAGCAGTTCTTGCTTTGGATGGCTATGCAAAACCGGATTTTAGTGGTTATGATTCTATAAAGTTTCAATCACTTGATTTGAATGATGAAACCGGGGTTTCGCAATTTTTAAGTCAATTAAACGAAACATATGATCTTGCAGTATCACTTGAAGTAGCAGAGCATCTCCAGCCGACAATTTCTTTCTCTTTAATAAAGTGGATGACGGGAGTCGCAGATGTTGTTGTGTTTTCTGCTGCTGTACCAAAACAAAGCGGCGATGGGCATATCAACTGCAGGACTCATCTGGACTGGTATAAAGATTTTCAGGCAAATCACTTTGTTATTGCAGATACAATCCGTGGCCAGTTTCGACATCATGTTAATGTTGGAATGTGGTACAAAACCAATACTATCGATTATGTGAAAGCCGGTTCAGTTTTCGATAAACCCGCTTTGAGAGAAGATTTGACAGAACGATTGATTGAAGCAGAAGGCTTTGCTGTTTCTGAGTGCTTTCATTATACACATCAAACTGAGCTACGAGATTGGGCTCTGGGTTTACAGCCCATAAAATTGGCGGTCAGGTTTCGCAATATGATCACTCGAAAACTTGGGAAAACATCGATTGATTTTTAG
- a CDS encoding glycosyltransferase family 2 protein, which translates to MQAEQLLVSVLMTAYNREKFIGEAIESVLASTYTNFELIIVDDLSVDGTVEIAQSFAAKDQRIRVYKNERNLGDYGNRNKAASFAKGDYLMYVDSDDQILYNGIELCVSAMQMFPEAGFGIHVKGSDTSNPVLINPTKAIHEHFFDQPFLVCGPGGTIQKRSFFKSIGEYPTKYGPANDMYYNLKAASQASIVKLPFDFMIYRRHEGQEINNQFSYLSNGYLYLRDAIKELNLPITEDAKRWILKKNDRRMVVNLAMFFFRGFNLKKTIKVIKKTEFSLMNFVNGVFHIN; encoded by the coding sequence ATGCAAGCTGAACAACTATTGGTGAGTGTATTGATGACGGCTTACAACAGAGAAAAATTTATCGGCGAGGCTATTGAAAGTGTCCTTGCGTCAACATATACAAATTTTGAATTGATAATTGTTGATGATTTATCAGTTGATGGAACTGTTGAAATTGCACAATCGTTTGCGGCTAAAGATCAACGAATAAGGGTGTATAAAAATGAAAGGAATCTCGGAGACTATGGTAACAGAAATAAAGCTGCTTCATTTGCAAAAGGGGATTATTTGATGTATGTTGATTCCGACGATCAAATATTGTATAACGGAATTGAACTCTGTGTGAGTGCAATGCAAATGTTTCCAGAGGCTGGTTTTGGGATTCATGTTAAGGGATCAGATACAAGTAACCCCGTTCTGATAAACCCAACAAAGGCAATTCACGAACATTTTTTTGACCAACCCTTTCTTGTTTGCGGCCCAGGTGGTACTATTCAAAAGCGTAGTTTTTTCAAATCTATAGGCGAATATCCAACTAAGTATGGTCCTGCAAATGATATGTATTACAATCTTAAAGCTGCATCACAAGCCTCAATTGTGAAATTACCCTTCGATTTCATGATTTATCGAAGACATGAAGGGCAAGAGATAAATAACCAATTTTCATATCTATCGAATGGATATTTGTATCTACGAGATGCGATAAAAGAATTAAATCTTCCAATTACAGAAGATGCGAAAAGGTGGATTCTGAAAAAAAATGACCGCAGAATGGTTGTAAATTTGGCTATGTTTTTTTTTAGAGGATTTAATTTAAAAAAAACAATAAAAGTTATAAAAAAAACAGAGTTTTCTTTGATGAACTTTGTTAACGGGGTATTTCACATTAATTAA